The sequence caagacgtcttcagatctacaaatagtctaaagatccccgtcgaaacttcgatctagtttgagtgaatcttataccagaagagaagattctcaagcataaacaaactaggcgcaatcaaatttcaacaaccgttagtcaatcgaaaactaataataaactgcaattatctagtttcccaccaacgatactcgtagatcttcccaatcccaaagaagtatttaaaacgagcggtcgtaagggatttctcctaattagggtactttcctctccgaatacaCGACTCCACCAAtaataacacaactaggtagttttgctggctctgaggattagtttgctcgaaatgttgACTTCaaaatttatagaccaaggaagttcagacaccaaggaatttccaaaatcgaaaatattctcaagatatgcaatatatttccaaattcggtttcataattcctggaaatgctatatccaaatattgaccgaaatctcagtagaaaatctccaattagtgaatgcacattaccaatttttattttctaaagatctgcattttaattgctgaaaattaaaagcatataaaactaaaaaccttaattaaaagattctcattttattttgatccgggattctcctttagttattaaggaatatctttgaacaataaaagataagaattaatgcacgtgtttaaagtatgtcgacatctttacttggtaaatcctttttcatatttaccatcttggaaccgatttgccacacttccaaacgagtttagaattggttcatctgatttccaagaactatgtgattgatcaaaaacattcaatcaccattcatgggtttaacagttctaccaaaacaaatttcggttctacctccaagtggctactaggatcggtcacattagtttccacaacattgttaactaagtaccaggatcggttaccacttatttatggtacttacttgtgatcggttgcacaagttatagaatcggttacaccaattactaaaacttgttaacctactacaaggactgactacacatcttgtgattagtcccaaccaagttctaggatcggttacccaatgactaggaatggtcaccaattacaaatatcgatcataccatctcaggtgattacttaagattggtttcactaattaaAGTCAttccaatacaaaagtcaggcattgtgaataattttaccaacatacataaacaagttatgagtggttatactaaacacacatattggtaatccaattgcaatgaataacaataccaataagcctagagatttccctttcgattcataaaataagtttatgaattgtacttcctttaaacgaatgtaaaaaattgtttcctaggacgacatcttcacccatacacatacataatcacaatagcattcatacgattatgtcgatgtcttatatacgaagttcaaaagatagacgttatacttcgtattgtaattccttaatactatgtctaactagagtataatcattcacagcttcgcagttatgttttcaatatgcacgacttcaaagatacgttaggaatgaaacagttcaagtcaaatattactaacctcaagaggaaggatgatgtcgtcgttgtagctctttacttcttcacattcttcaagtcttcacgtaatacttgtaagtctcatatcctagtaactttctagataacctatacgaagttgactctagtaaataatcaagagactctttaaatgagttttgattcactaaaacatgacaaccaaacttgacataccaacgcttggtgggttcaacccagCTATGCTCCAACAGTAATAAATTGCTAAAATTAATTACCTTATTCTATTTGGAAACCTTTTTGGCTTATATCCTAAAGGGAGACCAAAGTAATTAGTAGGAAGAACATTGTTATAACATCCAATAATATAAGAAAACCCATTCAAATCTCCTTTATAAGGAATGAATAATTGGAGGATATTTTACTGTAGCTGCCGGCACGGAAAAAACTTGGAAAACATGCCGATTTGAACTGTCGGCattaaaaaaccatgccgacagCTACAGTAAAATATCCCTCAATTAATTCGTGTATTCCCCAATTGCTCGTTCTTTATAAGCGACACCATAAGTATAAATCTTGGAAAAATTGATCTTCAAACTTATTCAAAGTTCCAAACATAAAAGTTTAAGCATCAAGGGTTTAACCTACTCAACATCattgccaaaaaaaaaatcataatatcatctatAAATTGAATACGAGTAATTAGGGTTCCAGTTGACGAAACATAAAACCACTTAATAAAATAATTGTTGAGCAATGTTTATCATGTTAGTTAATACTTCATATAATATTAGAAACAAAATGGAGATTGAATGATCTCCTTGAAGAAACTGAATATGTAACATGTTCAATGCAGCATTATATCCATCTTCTCCAATTAACTCCAAAGTTCAATTTATTTAAAGCTTCCTAAAAAAATCTCAATTTGCATTATCAAAAGTTTTTTAAAATTAACTCATTCTACATAATAGACATGGTGTTCTATTTCTTCTTTCAGAATTATAAGCTCGTTTGTTCATTAACATTCAAACGTCGTTTAATCATATTCAATAGAAGGAGGGTTGTATTAAAGCTTTCAGCATGAACCTTTGATATTATTTTATAAGAACCTTTAATCAAGCTACGTGGTCTAAGATCTCTAATTTTTCCaacctaatatatatatatatatattaaataaaTTACCAAATTGAGTGTTATGATCGTTTTCTTTCCGGGCATTTTGGTGAAAAAATTGGGTGTTATGATCGTTTTACTTTATCCATTTCTCTTTAACATATTGACCCCAATATATTTTTTCAATAGAATACCAGGAACTTAACTCATTTTGTAAAAATTCGAGCCTATTTTCGGACTCTAAACTGTGTGATTTTCTATTTTCGGGTTCTATTTCATTAAGGATATTAGTGATAATATTTCTGAAAATATTACCAAATTCAGACTTGTTCCAGATTCTAAGATCACGTTTAGGATTTCCGAGTATTTATGTTATTGTTTTAACCTCTACATTTCTCTATATAATTTTCAATCATATTATTATAAGATTTGGGTTCCTTCCAACACCTCATGTATCTGTAAGGTCTGTTACTCATTTCTCCTATTGGTATAGTCTCTAACATTATAGGAGCATGGTTCGAAACTACTCTAGTTAGATGTTTAGTACTTGACCTTGGTAGATATTCTAACCACTTATGATTTACTAGACCACGGTCAATTCTCTCTTGAATGTGATGTTCTTCAGTTCTCTTATTCGTCCAAGAGAAAGGAAGACCAGTGAAATTTAAGTCTACGAGACTAAGATTTTGTATGCATCTATAAACATAAGAAAAGCTACTAGTCGATGGGTCATTACCTCCCTCCttatcatccttatgcataataaaGTTCATGTCCCCTATAATAGCCCAAGGACTTGAAATGCTACTAATAGACTCTACATGTATTATCCTTTCCATCTTATTTGTTATCATAAACATTGAACTCAACCTGATGGAAAACATAATAGCCTAGCATAGAGAATAAATGCTCCATGTGCTACCAAATCTGTTGTTCATATGACATAAAATTGCTTACTTGTGGCTGAGATAAACGCGTCGCCATGTCTGTAAGTTGATATGAAGAAATAGTTTCCAGTAGCACTTCTTAATAGAGATGAATTGACCTGATTTGGTCCCAGCTGAGCATCAACTCCAAACCATATTCCCCTGAAACACAAGGAAATTAAACAACTTATAATAACCATGTAGGTTATTAGAGAGAACATGATAAAGGAAATTAAAGAGAAATAGAGGAATAAGAGCAATTTTTAATATCAATTAAACAAGAGAGAAAAACatagagaaaaataaaattagggtATAAAAAAACGATATTCAGTTTAGggcaacaaagaaaataaaattagatCTGATAAGATAAATTTATGGATTTAAAAAGACAAAACAATCGATATTGGAAAAAGAAGAAGACATGAGAAGATTGATGATTAATACCGAGCTTAGAACATGGGTTTTGATCATTACAACATTCATCAGTCCAGGACAAGTTAACCTTTGGAGGATGAATGCTTGTTTTAGTCACAATTTCAAGGGCGGAGGCTTTTTCTTTAGTTGTGagttgctcatgatcaaagatctgtaacttcccaaccagagtactTTTGGAAAGTGTATTAAGATCTCTTCATTCgatgatgacatgtttcttagtcTCGCATCGAGCTGGTAAAGATctcagaattttcatcataatatcaTTTTCATGAATAATCTTTCCTAGTGAATAACAAACATTCACAATTTTCGATAATTTGTGATCAAAATCCTCAAACGAATGTTTATCaaacatacgaaggttttccatatcaaaagttaggttttgaagcctggattCCTTCTCTGCggaattcccttcaaatacagtttctaagatattccaAGCATCATTTGATCTAGTGCACGTAGATACATGATGTTGAACATCTTGGCTTATGGCGTGAACTATGGCTTTTAATCCATCAGAGTTTCATTTAACATCTTTGATTTCAACATCGTCATATGCTTCTATGCCTTTAGGAAAAACATCAGCTCATTCTCCAACCATTAGAGTATTATATCCTCTTACAATAAATACTTATGTCTAAAAGTCACCAGCTTGTAAGAAGGAACGCATATaagttttccaccataagtaatttgtgccattGAAAGCTGGAGGTACGTTGATTGAGATTGCACTCTTGTCCATAATACATATCGCTTCAAACAAATATTTATTAGGTCAACAGTTTTTGCctactatgataccaattgaaaacgcaggggtTACCAAATATacacaactttttcgttcggcaacctgtatagacaaaacttaatacaattgcaagtagaccaactcaatgatccttgacaatatgtatatagagttaatatatcaacctctactcaatcagtatgtatatagacacaaggtcTGTGAACCTatttgttaagaagagtacttggacgatctcaaaaatcaatatccaagatcaatctaggcGTATCTAAATAATTCAtttggaattcttccaagtgattaaacttgttatctatctttcaagatacaaattctacaagaaactaatctggtaatcgattacaattaaacggatgtatctacttagattgaacaGGTACAAACTTGTGTAactccaattataaagataaacactataatacggaaaaggaaaaacacaagacaccagaaattttgttacaaggaaaccacaatagcataaaaaccccaggacctcgtttagattgaacaccacaatgtattaagccatacttcggactggaatgtagttgagactgaatccacccACCAAGAGATTCagttacaatcgcgctccttatgtctcttgaacctcgtaaggttctacgcacttgattccattagatgacgtcctttatatCCTAATAGTTACTTTAGCCGAAGTGacgacttttgataccaatctgcctcaaacagataagcctatttgatttccgtttagatcaatgATCAAGGTAAAGAcatatgtttgcaatagaaagAAAGCAAACTTCACAAATATGGAACTTTCTACTcgcgaagagcagcctagattcttaaccacctctcaagaacaatcgtcgAAAGATCACCTAAGAACAATCTTTAGATAtctatattgtggaatcacaaagtctaagacgaagagaactttgtaatTACTATATATCTTTCCTGAACGAGATTACAAAAACCtagataacagaaaagcaagatgaggattcacgaactatcaaggtaaatataattggacatggcttcacgaatccccaatcgaagtcttttagtcgtagacctaaaaggtcaatagaggcgactctagaatcaactaggacacaaagtgtcagggattgatctTCCCAGTTGACAAAGATGCTCTATCTATAAttttcaaagaccagggttaacttagaattcaagttaagataacttTAGAATCAAGCACACATAATAGATCTTCAAACTACAACAAaagactatacacataggttcggttactTAACCGTGTATAATGGATGTTCGGTTTGGAAAATTAGCCAAAATTCTACTTGATGTTCATTTAAgcacctaagaaattaatcatgattcaaAAACATAAGTGTTTAATAAATAAATGAAgccttagaagtgtttaagagagttctagcaatgctaaacatatcaAAATAGTAAGTCTTTGAGTATCTGCTAAACATTgtcgggacagttggtacaacggttcacCAACCGTAAGGATTATTCACGAGTCAGGGTACAACGGTTCcccaaccctactagactaccaAACTCAGTTGACCTCGGTTCGTGAATCGGGTTTACCAATTGCTAGCCAAATGATCCAACTTATAAAATCCAGTTTACCCTGGTTcgccaaccgggttcgtgaacaGTTCCCAAAAGAACTTGTGGCTTGCGAACTGGTTCGTCAACTTTCCTATATTTCCGAGTCTCAGATATTTATGGTTTACAAACTGAGTTCACTAacttagcttgagtaaaaattaagtaagttcatatttctctcttttgatgtttgaaacattcccaagtgatataatcatttgcatgggaaattttaaATTGACCcaaaaattaattcataaaactaatatttttaaggaccgttgaacatcCAATTGCTAAATTATATTctgagatttttcacaagacaagcttgactcaaaacatCTTCTTTGTTAATCTACTATAATTCatgcgacatagtctcaatagatagaatgatggtataaTGAGTataatagaatggttcagtcttcacatacctgaaaCAGAAGTtgtccaaatgtcttcgtcaatctccagtcttcaagggtgatctctgatactcaactacaattctgaCATATCCGAAGCTTGACTTattagactggaaatcaagatatagttttgatcacctaacatcaacaacaagcttgagatagcaaaacttgtaggttcaaccgagcagtgctctaacattgtaGAATAGATAAAATAGAAAGACTAAATATGATAACAATAGAGTAGAAGAAAGAGAGAAACTATGCTACTTTTTTTTATGTGTTTACAAAGGAGGAAGTTACTCTTTGTTGTGTGTTTACAAAGGAGGAAGCGATCTTTTATATAAGCATTGTACCATTATGGAAATAACTACACCATTACATCACCAACAACACCAAGAATGAGGGGTTAGAAGAGTTAATTAACAACCATATAATGAGTACAATAAATGCTTATTTAATATGAAGCAATAGGGTGATGGTTATCTCCGTGATAACTACTACCTCCGTCAATATTATATATGCAGAGTTTTAGTTTTTGGTTGTCCATCTATATAGGCATAATTCTAATTCctatatagtttttttttaatatatatacccTTATTAATGTTTCTAGTTTTCATCAAAAAATTAGTGATAATAAAGGAAAAATGATAGATATTTATGAAATCCatttaaaatctaaaatattTGACTTCTCTTCCTATATAACTTGGACAGAGGGAGTATTCACAACATATTAGGATTATTTTCACTTTTCTTAATTAAATACATGGCTCGGCTAGGCTTGAGTCATATATGGATGAGCTAATAATGAGCGCTACATCACCAATAATATGGACCCTTAGATACACGAAAAATGACGGTTgtgatgattttattttttttcttttgtcgaCCCTTTTGTTCGTTGATCAGTTCCGCAAATAAAACATTTCAGTAATAATTGAAAGACCTATAAATCAATGTCTAATAAAATAATTCCACCTAAATAAAAATGTACTCTGATTGAAAAAACCCTTTAAAATGTCTAAACTAAAAACAGAagagataaaactcaatatggtCTTTAAACATTTATAAATAATTATGGGACAAAATGGGTTTTTTATACTTGATTTGGTGATCAAATAATCATAACACTTCCATGAATAAACCGAACCAAAATTTTCTCTATGTGCTAGTTTTCCATTTACATTATAAAACACTAGCTAATCTTTATACACTGCGAAAtgtccaagaaaagaaaaaaaatgggagATGTAGAGATTTTCCATCACAATATCATTGACCCATTCAGCCGTAACAATATCATCCTCGTCAAGTCGTCGTGAAATAGCAAATTTATTCCGTACTTATTACTAACTTCTAATATTAGCTCACTTTATTTTATTATCTTATTTAGATTTAAGATACACCTCAAAATTTTCGATAGATGATTATGTGGCGACATGtcgtcttttttcttcttttccttaaTTGATGTCATTCATGTTCAAATCCTTTGAACCGAAATCTAGATCTTCGTAGCCGCTTCCCTTATTTCTCTACGAGGTACATAATACCTTCTCCTATAATATGTTTCCCTTTGTAAACTTTAGTTTatgttatataattttcaaaatcaaaattgaaattccCGAGACACAATTTAAACCATTTatgaattaaaaaaacaaaatgaattaCAACCTATATTATTAGCATGCAGTTTTTAAATTAAAATATGAGTGATCAAAATATTTACATTGTGATTGTAAGTTCATTAAAAAAGATTATGGTTCAGAAAGAGAGACACTATCTTTATTACGAAATATGGCCTAGTATAATGAACTAAAACTCTAACTTAATTAACTAGAGTCAGTGTAGTGATAGAATAAGACATCTCTTGAGAGAGACTCTTGTAAGGTTAACTGAACCAAAAGAGAAACTATTTAAGTTGTttgaaactgattttgtttctatATGTACAAATGGCATTGCTCATATAGATCATCTGGCAATATGCATATCGATCATGTGGCAGCTGCAACAGAGTTCTCGTTCCATCTCATTCAACCACCCTACCAAGATTTACAAGCCAAGTACCGAATTAAATTACTCATTTATTTCTCAAATTAGAGAagaattaaaattaaaagatgattaagttaatgaatctatTAACAAAGTTAAAACTATTTTGAGGACTATATTTTGAATAATCAGTTGATAAACAGATAAGTAATAATTAAATACTAACGTGTCACCTCATCTTAGTATAACAACTGACTAAACATCTCTAATTTATGAAAATTTCTTTCTTAATGCTAATTATTATATTGCAACTAATTGCACTATCACTTCGTCGTGTATTTAATGTCATTCCTATCTTGTACTTTTACCCATCTTTATCCATTTTTACCAGAATCAGTTAAATTTTGATTATCATATCAACCATCAAAAGATCTACGGTTTTAAAGGAAGTAACATGTGGATAAACTACAATTTTAGGTACATAATGTCATAAACAGAGCAACACGTGTTTGGAAATTCTTGTATCAGTTATGTTACCAGGCTCTAGGTAGTGGCAGTTTGTCTTTTGCAATGAGCGGCTTTCCAACAGAACATTACTTTTCTGACACGATAAATTAGGTGATTACATATTTTCAAATTCTCGAGGTGTCCGAGATATTGAATTTCATAATTACGATACTGGAATAtgtaaaaataatcaatttaaagtTATCTTTGCTTAAGAAGATTGCGTCTTTAATTTTAATAATGCAGAGATTGTATTAGGTAATTTATTGATTGTTGTCTTTATTTTAAAATATTCTTTTgaattgtaatttgaaaaatcataTATGGAATTGTAGGTTAGTAATACTACTAAATTTATTTCCTCTATTATTATAGTAAATTCTTTTTGATGATAAATTTATCGGTATATGGTTTTGATATCCCTATCCTTATGTTATAAAACAAAAACTGACAATTTAGTCAGgataaagagtggtcaagatttatCCTGAGAGATAATTTAGATAATGTAGAGATTGTACTGGATAATTTAATAATTACATCTTTATTTTAAAAGTTTCTCATGCATtgtaatttaaaaaaatatatatggaaTTGTAGATTAGTAATATTAATAAATTGATGTCTTTTATTGTTATACTAAGTTCTCGTTGGTGATAAATTTATCGGTATATGTTATTGATATATCCCCTTGTCATAGAGATTAACGACTTAGTTAAGATAAAGGGTAGTCTAGATTTGTCTCAAGAGATAAATCCATGATTGTGGTTGGAGTGTGGTCATCTTTAGAAAGATAAATATCGGTTTTGATTTAACCTCACGAAAGAATCCAAAACGGTCTCAATTTGTTTAATCCAAGCTTAGTTTATAAATGTCGGTCATGATTAAATATTATAAatacatccaacggtcgaagtTTTCTTACAATGTCATTAGTGTCCAATTAATTTCACTACCCAATTAATatctcataataaatattttattaacttctcatatttaatatattttcgttaataaataattaatttattactaattatatCGTAGGACATtgatggtggttgtggtggtgaagTAAATAAGGTAGAGGTGGGAGTAGaatttaaaagttttatttacTTGTTTAGCTTACTTAATTTGTAATCTTAATATATCACGATATATAAAAGAAAATCATTTTACCTTTTCATTTTATCACCCTTGAAAGTAGTATATAAGGAAACCCCAAACTCTTCCCCATTTCGTTGTAACCTAAAATAAATCCCTCAAAAATTGGAGAGAACttcatctcaaaaaaaaaaaaaaaaaaaaactaccaccTCGACTTCTCTCACTTTGACTTTCATCAACTATGGCGCTTCAGAGAGCATTAACTCACCGTCGTTTAttccccaccaccaccgccaagaAAATCTCCACCCTTTCACTGCGTAAcccatttccatcttcatttCTAGAGAAAACCTTAGTCTCACCATATTCCTCAAGAACAACTTTTAATCGGGAATATGTCTCAGTTCCAGATTCAACCGACCAAGGTTTTTTCAGAAAGTTTCTTCAGAAAAGAACTTTTTATCAGTCAGATGTTCAGACATTACCAAATGGAGAAAATTTTATGGACAAATTAAAATATATGGATATTAATAGAGATCGTATTCAATTAGGCACATTGAACCCTCCAATTCATTCATTGGAAACGAAAAGTTCTCCATTGTCATGGTCATCACGAACTGTTGTTGCTACTACTCTAGATGGAATTGTAATCTCAGTTGATGATACCAAGAAGTTACTCAAGCTATCCCAGTTAGAAACATTGAAATCTACTCTTAGAAAAATTCCTCAGGATTCCATTACTTACCCTGAGTTTCTCCAGATTTGTATTGATTCTACGAGAATTAACCAAGGTTCTGAGATCGCCAAAGCATTAGATGAATCTGGCTCGGTTATTGTTCTAGGTAACATTGTTTTCCTCCGTCCCGAACAGGTAATTTTTCAATCCCCAATAActagattttgtttttgtttaatttttaagatttaaatGAAAACAGAGATCTGATAATATATTTTATATTTCTATTTTTGGTTCTCCCCAATTTTGTCTCTTTTAAAGGAAAATAACTCTCAAAAAGGAAATTACCGAAAATATCCTTAAATGAAAAATACTAATTACCCATTTTTAGTCGTGTGCAAAGATTATAGAAGGAGTGGTAACTATTTGTATTTTTTCGACTCACTTTCTCGCAAGCTTTCGATTTCAAAAGATATTTTGAAAACACCCTCCACAATTCACGACCTCAACCACACCACCTTCATTCATTTAAAGTTGAATCCTAGAAATACCGGCTTATTCAGTGACTACGCATGTGGGATTAACCATGTTACgtgatttttttttgacaagtTGGATTTTGATTTGACCAAATCAACGATCCTTTCTATTTACATTGATTGTAAGTTATACATATGTTTTCCTCTAAGTTCGCTGACTAAGAACCACTTGATAATTAGATATTTTTTAAATTGTTTTTGGTTTTCGAAAATATGAGTTTACTATTCGACGTAATCCACCATTTAAATTGACTTAAtttgtgtttattttattttttttgttttgtgcaGTTGACGAAAGCAATAAAGAGTATAATTCCTTTACCAATATGCGATAAAAATGACCCAAGAAAAACTGAGTTCGAAAACATGGAAAACGAGAAAGAAATAATTGATGCAAAAGCAGAAGTATTGGTGAAAAGAGAATTATGGAGTGGATTAGGACTACTAGTTCTACAAACAGCGGGATTTATGAGATTAACATTTTGGGAATTATCATGGGATGTGATGGAACCTATTTGTTTCTTTGTCACGTCAGTGTATTTTATGGCTGGTTATGCGTTCTTCTTAAGAACG comes from Papaver somniferum cultivar HN1 chromosome 7, ASM357369v1, whole genome shotgun sequence and encodes:
- the LOC113294385 gene encoding calcium uniporter protein 2, mitochondrial-like, translated to MALQRALTHRRLFPTTTAKKISTLSLRNPFPSSFLEKTLVSPYSSRTTFNREYVSVPDSTDQGFFRKFLQKRTFYQSDVQTLPNGENFMDKLKYMDINRDRIQLGTLNPPIHSLETKSSPLSWSSRTVVATTLDGIVISVDDTKKLLKLSQLETLKSTLRKIPQDSITYPEFLQICIDSTRINQGSEIAKALDESGSVIVLGNIVFLRPEQLTKAIKSIIPLPICDKNDPRKTEFENMENEKEIIDAKAEVLVKRELWSGLGLLVLQTAGFMRLTFWELSWDVMEPICFFVTSVYFMAGYAFFLRTSKDPSFEGFFQTRFGAKQKKLMVYYNFDVDRYNELKRAYHLSASASTSVSKASSSSPFIHTDPPTSLTCVLP